atgttctgagacagggtgTTTTCGAGGCCAATCCGAGCCGTCTTGGCTATCTTGGTGGACttaagcttgctgaagagttcatcataagttaacgtgtcataacttggtgactcttcaatgctcgagatcttcacttcctatatgctacggtcaagagtatagagaagcttgatcatcCTCTCATGGTTAGAGTAGGGTAAAATACTaatggatctaaggttgctcataATTTCATCACaacgagcaaacatagcatccaaagattcaccgGGCcattgcacaaacatttggtattattAGTTGTAAGTGCTTTAGTGTCTGACCTTAATCTAATTTGTGCCTTCATGGAAGACACTCAGAAAAGTATAGATCTCTTAGGTAGTACAGAGATGTTGTACCCTGTTAAACTCATTTTGACTcaagctagtgaacaaaatatttccggtcttattgttggcctcatattgttcGATTTGAAACTAAGTCGtacgagcagcagggatctcgtagttggaatcaacttcttctcatattgcacttccttgctTAGAAGAGAAGCCTCCATGCACACCTTCTAGTATGAAAAGTCTCTTCCATCGAACAACAAAATTTTCTCACTTCTCTCTGTATCACCTACgaatcacaaagccggttaaggtcaacaagtgatcaaacctggctctgatactaattgtaggaccgagaataacgactagagggggtgaataggcaccttataaatttcttgtaAAATAGATGACCTACTCCTTGTTCACTCAACGCTACTCAAAAACACATAAACAGAAGCATAAACTATAGAGAAACaaagcgagaaagaaagttcTAATGCAACATAACTCTATagatgaaatatgaaccatatgctctatttaaaaccattccatgtgtctttgagcataaaagcttgaaacttgaacgaagaacaaaGTAAAAAGACAGTCAttgaaagaagcaactctctaagttgatggtctagagaaaaagggattcaagaccctctcaaatacatgagtatatgaatgtttatgcctctagcaataagaagaataacttcctaaggttgaaaaatcacaactcaaagacaaaaatgaaaatcaacaaggaaatcacaatcgaaaaagaaaaacttgcaaacttgcaaggaaactaATAGAAAGACTAGAAAGAgagaaattcaagcatatgcaaaaatataaacttcattactcaaagagatcaactctattttaggtagattacaaagatttttctctaattttttttcacctaTTATATAAGCTAAGTACTTATCTTCCTGTCCtctaaaccctagcactagacttttaaatgggtggcacaaggggctcaactGGCCAGCTCTAACTCTCTCATAAccatactcctctatttataggcctatgAAACCTGACCTataagttttctagtttgttaccaaaatatccatatcttgtagtacactcctacctaccactaagtgtattttggtctattttattctccgtccatcgaacgacaacaacaccttcatgacttaacttcgtctcgacgcaagcatcatgatggtgccacatactcatcccgtcctcccatggttttggGGCctaaccgtgaaaccctctgcacgcttctcaaagtgtgactcgccacttacttacaccttaagcaagcactctgatgtcgacatgtgtacttcaccttgcgatcctgaccgccgacaagtctctcccgctctcgatccctcgggtcaccttgtcacttgcaccggcatccctttcgttTGAAAttgtcaacatgccatcttcattcttcgtttcatactttgcttgacctccacgtgtatagctaggatcactcttgactctatccggcctccttgatcatcgaACACCAAACATCCGCTTAGTCCCGATCACCTGctgtcgaccatcaagttgcatccatcacctgcacacaaTGAGACAAGAAAACATGTATCTCCCAACACCATGTGAACTCATCACacgttagtccaaatcaaagtCTCTGCATAAAGACCAAGTTGCACAAAAAATATGAgtaccggatggtctgacgctCACACCAGtataagcaccggaccatccggtgcgcACACTCCCTCTGGCTCTGTCGTCCctctagaaaaaaaatgctcCGACGTTGCTCCGGTGTTCAGTCATAcccatcatcggaccttccgatgagaaCAACGCAAGTCAGGCCATTTTGCAGCATCTCTGTTAAATGGCCCGATGTTCAAAACCTCTCAACATCGAACATTCCCATGAGTAGATCAACTATAGTACCGAAAACTTGCACCTCTGTTAAATACTCCGATGTGTCCTTCTAcaaagcaccggactatccggtaagaaTAATTTTTCTCACACCAAATTATTCGATGAGCACACTTTTTCTAGACTACAACTAAATGTACGATAATGACATAACTAGGTTGATATTTGTGCCAGATTATCACTTTGAAGAAGGGAATCATATGACTGCATAACATCTTCAACACCTAGTGTCATAGCTAGATGATTGTAGAAGAGCCTGCTTATCCAGAGCATTCTTGACAGGAGCCCAGTTAAGATATGAACATAATGAAATTTGGTGCCATTTGTGACTGTGAGGAGGCTAATTAATGATCAAATAATTATATGTTGTTGTTTATCGTCCAGCAAAATCTCAGCTCATTATTTGCcccatgtcttttttttttttgaggtatTTGCCCCATGCCTTGTTCAGGATAAAGTCAAGAAAAGTGAGCCCTCATTTTCCAAGCTATGTAGCTAGTTTCTATACACGTAGGAGGCTCTAGACCACATATTCCCTGTTTCAGCAGTATTTGAGTACGACCTCCCTAAAAAAGGAGCTGCCTGTAAATGCAAGGTAGAGATAGGTCTCTTGACTTTTTGGGCTAATGCATCACATAAAAAAAGAGTAATATACTCCCTTTAATTTCAAATATAAGCCATCCAAGGCATCACATACCATTTTTTTTAACCGTGATAGTGCTTCAGTTACCACTATCAGTCAAGGAAATATAGTAGCATGTGAATATCTTGATTACCGTTTGGCGGTTCAAAAGCCACCTTCCCTACAGCAACCCATCATTGGTCAAATCTACATCCTAAATAGAACTATTTCTTGTAGTCCAACCTTCGTTTTCTTTGTTACCTTatcgtttttttcttttcactaTCCTTTGAGAtaaaactttgaccattattttttgTAACTTTACATTAAGATATAAGTGAAGTATTATTCTTTGGCCAATTGTAAAATATTGTTACGGGTGATCATAATTTACGACATCGAACACAAATATTTACGTTCACTTGGCAATTGATTTACTATGAATCGGTCATCAATTGGTGCTGTAAATGTGCTGTCGTAAATCTGTGGTCCATGTATCATAAATTTGAACTTTCGTGATCATAAATTTAGATGGCCACAGAATAGCTTATTTTGTGGTAGCTATTCTGTAGCCAACCATAGAATATACCTAGTAAGATTTAATAATAATTTTCATATTATGGAATTGTTCTTAATGACTAATCAAATatactatttttatataaaaatacgTATAACTTCAAACATACAACCGATCAAACTTTAGAACCGCTAGTATATACTTCTAGATTAGTTTTGATATTTGTGCTGGAGTGTTACCATTCGAAGTAGCTGGAGAGGATTTTACTTCAACACATAATCTTAAAACTGTTTTAGTGACAACCGTAGTACAAATGGTCTCTTGTATGAGTAGTTTTGTATTCCTTAACAGTACCATTGCAACTAGCGTCCACTACATAAAAAAACTCATTAATGACAGGTGGTAACGCTCGTTAGTGACGGACGCCATACTCATCACTCCGAACACGTCACTAACGTGTACTTATCGACGAATCAGGTtcagacccgtcacttatgtgtattaAAATGCAGTTCAAGATTACACTATCATATGATAATTAAAGGGTAATTATAGGGTACAATCTGGCAAAATAGCACTTGCAGACGATAATTATAGGGTATATTGCACTATTCCAGAGAGAGAATCCACCTGATGCATCTCAAGACAAAAACAAGATAAAACATCTTAATAGTGAACTTTCGACAGACAACTTGACAGTGGGAGAACATCATCGCTATGCCTATCATCAGATTAGAAGAGAGATGTTCCCTTGCCCTTCTTATCTCCACCGATTTTGAAGTGCTTGCACCTCTGAAGTTGCAATGAAAGTGTCAGATACATGGAACACcaaatacagaaaaaaaaaagctggaACAAAAATGATGGTAAAGGAGAGCAAAACGACCATAATCGGGTGCTGAGAATAGTGCTTGCAGCTTTGGCGCTGCAGCTTCAGCACAAGCAGAAGTTTGATGCCAAAAATAATCTGATGAACATGCAAAAGAGGATAAATAAATACACTTGTCGTCTTATTCTCATCTATAATAAGCTATGTAAAGAACCACCACAATGGACTGCCAAGCCTGAAACTAAACTTAGTTTACACTCGTAGTCAGTTTCTAGTCTTTCTATAAATTCACACCAAAGGACTCGTATCAATCAAAATAACACTATCCATATTGTTCCTATTGCTCATTGACTAGAACCATGCCACATAACACTTTGGTAACAATTCTAAACTGCAATGCAGTTCAAGAGTTCAAGATTACAGGCAATCACTCATCAACAAATATTACCATTACTAGCATTttgcccgtgcgttgcaacgggagGCAAAATTCATACAAACTACTGAACCATGTATCTGATCTAGAGCTTCCTCAAAGGACAAAGTTAGGTGCCGACACAAACACTGTTATGCAAAAGTAGAGGACTAACCAAGTCATATCCATAACTGAAGTTTAAACATAATGCTACATCTCTAGAGAAGCGActactattatatatatatatgaggttTTGTGAATGTTGGTTAACAAACTAAGATAGAAGTACATATTTAGAGATTTGTTACTTTGACGGCTTTGTGACTTGTGACGAAGGAAAGTCATAGCGATGATGGCGCTTCGTGTATTGATCAATCAAGGTGATATTTTGGCTCCTGCAACACATGGGAATAAGTCAACTGGAGATATGAACACTCATCGAGACAATGAGCATTAGACATGTAGGTCAATAACTAAAAGTTAATCACATAGGTCATACACCGTACACTTGCTAACACCCTCTATCGAACCATTCAAGTTGCATAGTTGAAACATAACATTTTTCTGTGGAAGGCAGTAATAGAATATTATGAACCAAACAAAATTGTTTGTATACAGAGCTAAAGCTTACCAACCATCATCTTGTGTAGAATATCCTAATGTCTTCTAACCAAACAAATAATTGGAAACAGGGTAGATTTGCAGACATAATCTAAATATGAAAGAAAGATAAATGGATGCTGCTACGTGCTTGATTGATTTGGGACACTGAAAAGGCCTACTTGTTTCTGCCTGCATGCACAACCTATGTGGCATAACCAATCTCTACACACTGTAAGTCAATTTCATCTGGAGAACTTTGCAAAATCAGGTAAAAGGTTTTGAAGAAATTAATTGTCATCGGAGAATTGGCACTTATTCAGAGAATAAATCTGCGAAGCTGATAAAGTGTAACACCCATACATCACAATACAACTGATATAACCTgtgctaaaaaaaataacacttGCATGCCATTTCCTTCACGTGGCAGTGATAGTGTCTATTGCTAGAAACATATGTGGAGATGGGTAAGGGAGCACAACCAAAAGAGGTTAGATAATTCGACTAATTCAACAGGAGAATATTACTTGTGTGCTAGCGAACAACTTGAAAAAAGGAAAGGTCCTACCTGAAGCTTTTCTGGGGACTGAACAACTTTGGACAATAGCTCAGAATTTTCTTGCGTCTGTTTCATCAACTCAAAATCGGCTTGGGAGATCTGCACAAGGGAAAATACAATAAGTAAATACAACATTATTAAGCAAGTGTTGCTTTTTATAGAATATCAAAATTCTGGTTTAATTTAACATGAGCATTATGAAGTAAAGCTGATGCAGCTGAATACCAATAAGTTAGGAAGAAATGTCAACAGTAAATGGccgataaaaaatatatatcttccAATTACGCTGAAAGACCACATACTCATCTCAAAAGCATGCATCCACATTTTGCCCTTCTTTGGCAATAAGTATATATGAGTCCCATAGGATCTCAATAAGTTTTTTATAAGTTAAAAGCAACTCTTAAAGCAATAGAGAAATTGATCATTGTCCTTGGTTAAACAAAGATTCGAAACAAAATGGGGCATGAATATCCTGAACATGGAAACAGACTATCGCCTACACAAATGAAGTTGTCAGGACCAAAACAACCTTAGCTACAGGCTATAACAGTTCTCTTGATACTGCTACATAAATCAAAATATTCCAGCATACAATCTTGAATACTTTAGCATCACTTTGTATACAGTGTTGCATATAATATGCATTTAAGATTAAATGGAGTTATCCTTGCAACAAAAGGGAAAGTTCAATTCCTAGATTGTGTCCAATTTGAGACTATGTAGAGATGATAAAATAACAAACATATTGTGATCATTAACCACTTTAACTTTAGGACCAAGCAGTGACAGCATGGATTCCCCTAAACCATAGCCATGTGCTTATGCCAAACACTTTTTACAAAGTGGTTGCCTGCAAAACTAATGTGAAATTACTGCATCCTACAAGCACTAAATAGTCACAACACAAGCAATCATCAGTAAAATGTGAACTGCAAATGTACGAGACAAATTTAACAGTCTTTGCAGGCATCACACTGTACCATGAAATCATCTGGGTTGTACGGCATTTCACATTTGCAATACCTTGAAACTGAATAACACACCCAAATTATTAGGCAAGCAAGCTCACAATGCACTCACAGAAAGGAACCATCAATGAGAAATGGCTTGAGGAACTATGTACACAGCAACGCGGTCAGGGATGAATGAGCCGGTGGCCGCTTTGTACTCAAATCGGCAGAAGAAGTCCTTGGGCCTGACATTGTCGAGCTTGGTGTAGTTCCTGAAGGAGTGGACGATGCACTTGCCCTCGATGGTGTGGGCACTCTGCAAGTCAAAGTGATCGGAGAGGAAGAGCTCCTTGGTGCCGTGGAACTGTCAACAAGGGCATTGCATCGGGATCAGCTTCAGCATCAGATTTCTCGCCGCAAACACAGACACACGCACACGGCAGCGACGGGAGCGGGGGCAGCTGGCACCGTTGTCTCCTATGTTAACTGAAGATGCAATAGCAAGAGTATACATTGGGAATATTAGTATGCGACATCATattaagaaaggaaaaaagacaaACAGAAATCTATCAGTTGCTACGATTGTCATCATGACACTTAGGGGTGGAAATGTAAACACAGAATTCACTGCAGATATTACAGAGGAGAGCACAAAGTCCCTACTTTTTTTAGAGAATATTTATTTCACTACAACAACGGAGCAGTTAGTGGCAGATCAATTTACTTGCAGTTAGCCAGTTACCCGTGACCTTGGTAGAGTCTGGTATTGTATTAGCTACAAACTGGGGGTTTCATGCCCTTTTCAATGATGTATATGCTTAACATATGAAAGAAAcatcctctcaaaaaaaatagACAGAGAACtaacaatgaaaaataaaagaCCAGGAACAGGAACTGGACAGTTTGCGGCTATTTGTTTATGTATGGGAACTTTTTAACTGCAGATTTCTTAACCGGTGATAGAATTGGAGGTCACGTCACTTAACAAATTCTCCTCGGATATTTTGCATGGTGATTAATCATAACAGGTTATGTTGCTGCAGTTTGTGTATTGGTGCTCAGCAGTAGGAAGAGTTTTTGTCAGCTAAAGCAAATATTGTTTCTTGACGATGAGCTCAAACAATGGTCAAATGTCTTACATGATCTACAAGATTGCTTGTCTGGTTGTGTGACTTTGTGTTCGGCTCCAACACTTACATTCTTTATCATGTTTCTCGTACTCAACATAGCAATACAGTTTATGGTCATCCAACAAAAATGTAGTTTTCcagcaacataaaaaaaaaatgaatgccTGAGAAATGGGAATACATCAAAATGTCTACGTCTTGGAAAATGCCTAAGTTGAACAATCTCTGATCAGTATGGTAAAATGAATTCTTGTTCAATGACTCATTTGCATGAAGAAAGAGATTATTTAATTTCTCTTTAGCTGAACAAAGTTCAATTTTAGAGCAACATTGTTTGGAATCTGGATCAGAGATCTTGCATGGAATATTCAAGCCTGAAAATAGGTTTTGAATGGCTTGCGATGTTAAACTTTCAGATTCCAGAGTCTCAGTAAAACAGAAGTTCTATAGATTTAACCTTGAGAATGAAGTTCATTCAGGGCTGCAAGATAAGCATTTGGTTTCCACCTGATTTTTACTACTTGCTACAGTCAAATTTCCCAGAAAACTATGTTCCATCTCTAACTATGGATTAAATTATACAATTTTCCATTTTTGAGGAGAACGATCAAACTGTACCTCCACATGGTTGCAATAACAGTTTGAGCTTGTGACCGCATATAGGTGATGGTGTATGAATCGATGTCCTTGCCCTGCTTGGTATTCGCCATGGACGTGGAGCGAGGGATTGGAAGGATACTCGAGGAATTCCCGTTCCAATACTCGAGGAATTCCCGCATCCTCTGGTAGAAGCGCATCACCCGTAGGGCATCAAGGTGGTGCTCCAAGTTGTCGAGCACCTCCAGCGCCTCGAAACCTAGCTGCTGGTCGAGGTCTTCGCTGCAAAATCCCCACCGAAAGGCCCAATCCAGGTCACACCCATAGCGGTGCGGGGGAAGGAAATTGGGGGTGGAAGCAGCGAGCGACGTACCCAACAATGGtggcgaggaagagggagaggacaGTGGGGAGGAGGTCGGGCTGGGGGCTGGCGATGTATTCGGCGCGGAGGTTGGCGTTGGGCGCGATGCCGTAGCTGTGCAGCGCCTCCACGATCTACGCCGGCTTCATCTCCCAAAACGGGAAGTTGCACACGCCATCTTCTCCGCTTGCCTCCGCCTCCCGTCAAATCGATCGATCCCCGCCGCGCAGATCGATCCCGCAGATGGACCTCCACTCCACGCCAATCCGATACGGAGGGGGTGTGGCACGGAGGTAGGCATGGAGGCAGAGGAGCACAAGGGAGCAGGGGGTTGGGACGAATACGAGTGTcaggggaggcggcggcagtGGGGCGTAGGAGGCGGCGAGGGTTCCGGACGTGTTGGCACGGGTTGCGATGGGAGCGGGCTCTCCTCCTTGGGACCACACGACAGCGGAGAAGACAAGGCGGCGGATGAGGATGGGGCAGGTGGCGATGAGGATGGGGATGGGGCAGCGATTTCGGGAGCAGGGCTAGGAGGATTGGGCGTGAGCGGAGAAGCTGGGGGCaaggagaggggagagaaggGTGGGGCGGTTGTGCGGGCGTACGGACCGCGGGCACTGGAGTCCGATCGGGAACGAACAGCGATCGGAGACGGACGATGGCTAAGGAATCAACAGAGGGTGAACAAGTCTTGCtgtttttttaagtaggagagatctCTAGTTAGACAGAGAACAAAACAATCCACTGGTTCAAGCTTTAGCTTCACTGATCATGATTCTAAGCTCTTCTTTACAAATGACTATGAGCAATTATTAGCAGTCATAATGGATAATACCAAAATCAGTAAAATATGCTAATGtttatcaaataattgcatTGAGTAAGAGCCTAAGAGATGTTTCAAGACTTCAAACCTTTCCAATGATAGCTGCTTTTGTGAAGTCCAATTCAAGTGGGTTAATCTCCCAATCAGCCTTGTTTGTTAGAGGAGGCGGGGTTGTCTTCGGTTCAAACTGGCTTCAAATTTTTCCCCTgcaggaaaaagaaaatcagaGAAAACCGAAGTATCAGAGAAATATGGATCCAAACATTGGGAGAATGGAGAGGTACATAGGATTAGAGCGATATGAAGCAGCACTGCTGCTCCAGGTTCACGATGTGGTTGCGACCTTCGTCGTTGGCCTTGCAGTCCTCGGTCGATGGGCACGCGTCCTCGAAGAAGAGCTCGCCGCCGTCCTGATGCAACCTCGCTGCTACTCAACAAAGAGTCGTGGCTCAGACTCGGCCTCGCGAGCCTGGCCAACAGCGCAGGCTCGCTGCTGGCGGGCTCGACGGACCGACGCAGCCTCGCTGCCGCACCGGTGTTGGCGGAATGGATCGAGGCTGCCGGTGTGGATCGACTCCGTGGCGGCGTCGGCTGCTCGAATGGAATCGGGGAGGAAGAGATAGCAGAGGGGGATCGACGAGAACGATGGGGCGCCTCCCCTCGATCTCCGCCGCAGCGGaggccgccttcctccacctgACAGTGGCGCCGACCACCGCCTGCGCCTCCTTCAGCAGTGCGCGCCATACTAGCACTCGCCGCCACGCGCATTGGCCCTCGCAGCCCACCACCACTTGTGGGGGGGTGGGGGCAGAAACCCTCTCCTGCCCTCGCCGGCGAAGGAGCCCGCGACGACGCAACCCTCTCCAGCGTCGCTACCGCCCGTCGCCGCC
This genomic window from Phragmites australis chromosome 7, lpPhrAust1.1, whole genome shotgun sequence contains:
- the LOC133923883 gene encoding uncharacterized protein LOC133923883, with protein sequence MSGPRTSSADLSTKRPPAHSSLTALLFSRYCKCEMPYNPDDFMISQADFELMKQTQENSELLSKVVQSPEKLQIIFGIKLLLVLKLQRQSCKHYSQHPIMRCKHFKIGGDKKGKGTSLF